The Rhineura floridana isolate rRhiFlo1 chromosome 17, rRhiFlo1.hap2, whole genome shotgun sequence genomic interval GACAATCCCAAAATAATCATGTTCTTTACATTAGGGCACTTTGCATGATTGGCCAAAACCAGTCCGTTTAGCACACTGCCAACAACAATTCAGGATGTCTAATTAATGGAACCTCAAGCTGAATGCTCAGTCTCCAGTAACTCACGCTTAAGCAAGTCCCTCTTTATAACTTTAGCAGGAACAGACTGCTATCAATAGGAAGGACGTCCACAGCAGGAGTTGTAACTCTAGATATGGCTCCTATAATCTGTCTGCTGTAGGATGACCTTACGCAGCTTATTTGGGTCACACTAGGTCATGCTCTCCAGCATGTGTAACTAACTTTCTACCCATGAGTCTGTCATCCCCTTTAAAACCCTATCAGCTCAGTGGCTATATCATATCTTCAGAGAGCAAATGCAAATATGTCAGGTATTCATTTCAAgaaatgtgtttttgtccatcTTAATCTACCACCAACCAGTTTTATTGGGTGATAGAAAAGAATACTAATATTATGAAAAGAGAGGAGAAATCTATCTACTTTCTCTGCACCATTCATAAACCAGTAATATTTTCTAAAAAATATATCTTTATTCCCTCATAGAGAAGATGTGTTCTGTTATTcaaatcattttggttgcccctttcggtatcttttccagctctagaaTATCCTTGGAGAACTGTCACTTTGCTTCTACCACCTGCTTGCTATTTTTTAACCAACTTCTTATACCTATGAAGACCTGCTCTCTTATCCCACGACTGTTAAAAAGTTACTCAGGAGCTTTTACTGAGGGATTCTGTCAAAAGACTCTGAAATCCAACCATACACTGTCCACATCACTTTGATCTACTTTATATAAATTTCTGACATACTCACAAGACCTCAGAAAAGTTGCTGAACTTGCCTAGTATCGCAGATGCGTGGTTGATTTCTTCAGTTATTGGAGAAGCTTCAACAACGATATGAGCAACAGTTATAGGCTCTTCAACAGATGAAATGACCTGCTGCAACAAACCAAGTTTTAGAAAGACAGTCAATGCATATTGTAAGAGTTACACCCCAACAATGTCCCAACAGTTAATAATGCAGAATTTTAAATGTTTCTCTACCACCAGGCTCAAGATCTGAACTGCCCCACAATTTCTTCACTTCCCTAAAATGATGAGGAACTCCCTAATGCAGCCAAATCCTAGTGGGGCTCGCTGTCAGCACCAATCAGCAAGCCCCGCTTGCAAAGGACAATCGGGAGCTAACTTTAAGTTCCCAGGAACACGGAGCAGCCTCATACCAAGTGAAACCACTGCaccatccagttcagtattctctacgctgattggcagcaactctccagagtttcaggcagggagtcttttcccagccctagctggagatgccagggattgaacctgggactttctgcatgcaaagcaggggctgtaACACTGACTACAACTTTCCAGTTGTTCCTTGGAGTCTAGTAGGACTTATAAAGATGCCAATATGAATTTTTCAGCCATCACGCCAAAACCTTCCACCAAACCCATCCAGTAATTACCAAAAACTACTAGGGCAAAACTGTCATCTTCCGCCCCCCGACTTCCTCGGGAAGTCTGTCCTAGCAACCACAGCCAGGCCTTGAAGAAATTCCAGCCACACTCTTCCCAACTTCCTATCTCAGGAAACTTGCCGGGGCTGCCAGTGCTGTAGTGTCTTGCTGTCTCTGGCAAAGCTTTTGCAACTTGTGCTGTACAAATTCTTCCAAAGAGGTGAACTCGGACTGGCAACGGCCACACTTGTGTCTGTCATCTTCATCTAAAATTCAAAGGGTGAAAAAAGTCACATCTTTACATGGTACAACAAGAGCTTTTAAAGCAAGAGTTCACAGAAGACAGAATAGGCCAGCTACATTCTATCCTATATCAGTTGCTATAAGATTGGAGAGTTATGTAGGGCAATTAGTCACCTAAACATAAGAAGAGAGATTGAGAAGGCACCCCAACATAAAAGCAACCAGTGAGTGTAAGAAGAATGTATCATGGATTTGGATTAGTGCCAAGTAAAACATGTTTTTGCAGTACCTAGAGTGATCAGATGCAAAAGATGGTAGGGCTCCTGCACCCTACAGAGGTGTAGAAGTAATTTCAACAGGTATAACTTGCACAACAAACTATTGTAATACTGAAATCCCCAGGTCTCCTAAAGGTGCAGGACCCTTACTCTCTCTTGCATCTGACCATCCTGTGTTTAAAAAAGAAGCTTCCTCAACCCCTCATGAACACGAAAGATGTAGGGCAGGAACTATTTCACAACCAAGCAATTCCCGCAAGGAAAATaacaggggggggggagataactgCCCTGTTTCATTACTGGCCCGGATCCACTGGCAGGAGAAACGAGGGTCCCTCCATCCAGGCTGGTCTTGAAAGAGACAGGAGTCAGATAAAAAGGCGAAGTGGCACCTCGGCGTTACACAGCCAGCAACGTGCCTGGCAACGAGCCTCCGCTTTTGCCGCCGCCGCCCCCACCAGCAgccctggactacaattcccatcagcctcgcCAAGCGTGGCCATTTTGAgagggcctgatgggagctgtaattatAAAGGAAAACAACAATGCTGGAAAGCGGCCTGGCTCAACAGCGCGGATCCGGGAAACTTCTCCCATGCAGCCATTCATTCGCTCATGCACGCCTCGCTCCCAGGAGGAGGGGCGCACGGGAGGCACCGTAGTTCTCAGAAGAGAGGAGCCCGCTCTCCGCCGCCGAGCCGGTCTACCGTATTGGACCAAATAGAAGCGCGCCCACTTTCATTCGGTGTCTTACATAGCCGCCAAGAGCAGATCGGACAAAGCGGCCTAACCCCAACCAACCTTGGGAGGCACCGCAGTATAGAGGGAGGGAGCCCCTCCACACACTCGCCgacctcccttcccttcccctcccccgtcTCGTCCTGTCCTTTCGTCCCAAGACGGTACCTTCTTCCCCGAAGGGCGCCGGGAGGCCGAGGAATGCGGCGGGCGCCGGATTCGCGACGGAGGCCGCCTCAACCGCGCGCACCCGTCCCCGCGGCCCAGCTGCCGTAAGCCCCGCCGGCCCAGCGCCCGTTGCCATCGCGGCCTCCGTGTCGCAAGGCGCCGCAACCATCAAGATGGCGGCTTTACGGCCGTGTCGTCATAACAACGAGCCCCGCGCCGCCgaggggtggggccagaggccgcATTCGAGGGCAACCAATGAGACAAGCTGGGATTTCCCTCCCACCTCCTTCTTCAGCTCACCTGAAGGGGCGGGGCCGCCGTAGCATGGCAAGCCCTGAGCGGCGAGAGCGAAAGGCTAGCTAGCCCAATGGGAGGAGGCGCCTCACCCAATAGAGAACCAGCTTTCCTTCACCTCGGCCAATAAGCAGATGGGGCGGGGGGAAAGTAAAAGGACTCTGGGTCACCTCTGGCGCCCAAGGCGAGCGGGGGGCGGGGCCCGAAGAGGCAGCTCCGCCCAATGGGAGCCGGCTCGCGCAGCCTCCCAGCCAATCGGCGTCGTCGGAAGTCGTGAGGGGGCAGCCACCTCACCAGCACCGCCTCTGCGGGCGCCGGTTCGTTCCGCTCAGTCCATCCGGCAAGTGGGCGATGATGGCGGCGCCGGGAGGGAAGCGGTGCGTGCGGCTGTCCCCGTCGTCGGAGGCGGCGCGCTCGGCGTTGCGCGGGGCGGAGGCGGTGCTGTTCGACTGCGACGGGGTCCTGTGGCGGGGCGAGGCGGCGGTGCCCGGGGCGGCGGAGTCACTGGGCCGGCTGGCGGCGGCCGGGAAGCGGCTGTGCTACGTGACCAACAACTCGTCGCGCACGCGGCAGGCCTACGCAGAAAAGCTGCAGCGCCTGGGCTTCCCGCCGGCCGAGCCGCGGCAGGTCTTCGGCTCCGCCTACTGCGCCGCGCGCTACCTGCGCCGCGCCCTGCCGCCGGGCGCCGCCGCCTACGTGCTGGGCGGGGCTGCGCTGAGCGCCGAGCTGGAGGCGGCGGGCGTGGCCCACCTGGGCGCCGGCCCCGCCCCCGAGCCGGGCTCCGCCCTTTTCGGCGCGCGCGCCCCGCTCGACCCCGCCGTGCGCGCTGTCCTGGTTGGCTACGACGAGCACTTCAGCTACGGCAAGCTCTGCCTGGCCCTGCGCTACCTCCTGCGCGGCGACGGGTGCCTCCTCGTCGGCACCAACCGGGACAACCGGCTGCCTCTCGAGGGCGGCAGCGCCGTGCCCGGTACGTACGTGCGTACGCGCCCGCCTGCGAGGTGGTAGGTCAGGCCAGCCCGCCCGCCTCTGAGCGCTTGCACAGGTGGCCGAGGGAGCGAACGAGCAAGCAGGCCCGGGTCTCTCCACCTACCCACTGCACAAACGCtgatatttttgtatgctgtttataTTCTCTTACGCCGTTCTTTCAAGGAGCTCGATCGTatcctcacaacgaccctgtgaagtaggttaagccAGAGTTGGGAAACCTTTTGGCCCTGGGGCCCAGATCTTTATTTCCCTCCCCCAGCTAACTTTGACAGTTGGGCGGGTAGGGCAGGTGACCCACCCACCTGTTGGAGCAGACCTGTCAAGGAGAGGGGGTCCACTCCATCAGGCGATGTCTGCTGGTAGCTGGAGGGTATGGTGGCCCTGGACTCCTTGGGAGGAgcgatgggatataaattcaataaataagtcGCAACAGTTCTGCTTGCTGCAGAGCTCTGGTTTGCCAGAGTGGGAAGCAGCACCCAGCTGGACTGAACCCTGCCCACCAGCTAGACATCATCTGAGGGGCAGGTGAGcattatttgggggaaatgacCTATCAGACTAAGACTGACCCATGAGCTGGAGGTTCCCACTCCTCCATTAGGCGATCCTCGACCATTCAGTGGGCTCCATAAACAGAGCTGGGTTCCAAGCCTCGCTCTTCTCAGTCCAAGTCTAATGTTCAGCATAGCTTTCCCCAATCCCAGATCCTGTTGGGCTGCCAACTCATCAATATCAGCGAGCACCATCTATGGTTGGGGACGGTGAGAGTTACAgtcaagaacataggaagctgccttgtgcttATTCAGACTATACGTCCATGTAGCTCAgaattggccacactggctggcagcagcagctttctagggtttcCACAGATGTGGCCGCCAATTTTAGTTATTTCACTGTATGTGGGCTACACGcggcaccagccttccccagcctggtgccctccagatctcccTTGGTAAGAGCTGcgcctcagtggcagagcttctgttttacgtgcagaaggttccaggtccaGTCTCtaatggcatcttcaggtagggatgggattcttccCTGacgggaaaccctggagagctacagcCAGTCAACACAGTcaatattgagcaagatggaccagtgacTTGGTAACAGGTAGCTGTCAGTGCaggccagggatagccaacatggtgccttccagatattgttgaactacaactcccatcacccctgagcattggccatgctggctggggctgatgggagtttggagtccaacatcatatgGAGGACACTGTTGGCAGCCCCTGATGTGGAcactactgggctagatgggccaacaatttgactcagtataaggtatctGGCTTCCTGCGCCCCTAATAGTTCTGGTTGTGGTTGGTAGCCGCATCTCCATCTGCCTCTCACCTGGTGTCACATATGACATTGGGTATGGGTCagggaaaacagccttgtgggcccAGTTGGGGCCTGTGCTGTGCAGATCACGCCTGTGTTAAGCAGAGGGTCTGAGATGGTTTAGAGGCAGTGAGGCCGTTGGCAGTGGATGAAAGAGGAGATGCCCACAATGAGGGCACAGTTCTAATCAGGTACAGACGGTAGTGGAGGCTGTTCAGATGAGGAGGAGCTTGCTAGACACACCACACTAGCTGCTTCCTgacattttcattaaaaatattgtGGGGCTTATATGTCTGAGCAAGCAGTAACCTCAGAAAATAATTGCACCCTCTGTATTAGAACcttggcccattaaggacccctcAAAATTGTTCTGTGAGGTACCTTCCCACTCCTTTCAGCATTTGCCACGCAGCATGGTACGACCAGCCTATATCAGTGTTTGTAGAGTGGTCCAGGCTGCTTGAGTCGGCCTGAGAGGCTGCTTCCTCCCATGAATGAAATCGTGGTTGCCGGAGTGGACGATCCGCAGCTCTTGTGAAAGTGGGGAAAGGTGCAGAGAGCAAAGCAAAGATGAGTCTTAGGTCTGCACTAGTTCATCACAACTGCTTGGTTTCCTTTCTCTCTTTAGGAACCGGCTGTCTTGTCAAAGCAGTGGAGACGGCAGCCGAGCGTGAAGCTTTCATCATTGGCAAGCCCAGCCGCTACATCTTTGAGTGTGTGGCCAGCGAGTTCAGCATCGACCCTGCTCGCACCATCATGGTCGGCGACCGCCTTGACACAGACATCCTCATGGGCAACAACTGCGGCTTGACAACTCTGCTGACCCTCACAGGGGTCTCCACCTTAGAAGAAGTCAAAGGTCACTTAGAGAGCAACTGTCCTGAGCGGAGAAACCTAGTCCCCGATTACTATGTTGATAGCATAGCCGACCTTCTCCCTGTCCTCCAGGATTAAAAAAGGGAAAGTTTTCAGCTTTTAAGAggtatttctcccccccccccagtggctCGAGGCTGGTAGTATCACCTCAGTTACTGCAATGCACACAATTGCTGCTTGCAACTTAAGATGCTTTTAGTGCGTAACTTTTAATTTAAGTTCTCTGTTtacaaattcctttaaaaatgcacttTGGAACAAAGAGGGAAGTGTGTTGCGTCGATCAGCTTTCAGATGTCGTAAAGCATCAAGTATGTCTTAAAGTGTCCGCAGTGTTAACAGCATCAGGGTAGAGTCTTGCTCAACTGGGTCTTGCTCAACTGGATTGGAGGGGATCAGGCAGGCTTCTCTTAAAACCTTGTACTGTGGTCTTTTGTGGAAACTATATCCCTGCCTTTGGGAAATTCAGGGAATCAAGTAGTATGAGGGCACTTGCTCTTTTCTGACCTGTAGAACTTGACTTTAAGTTTGGTTTTGATGCTTACTCAGGTCCCAGTTTTAGATAGCCTGCTTTGTATGTGATTTCAGGAAAAAGAAAATTGCTTGTAAGTCCAGAAGTGTTGTTACCCTTTCCAACACAGCCATTTGCACTTGCTTCAATATGCAAAACATGCACAATTCTGTTGTGTTTCATGTGTTCCTCCAAGATAATAGATGTGTGTGTCTATATATAGTGATGTGAAGAACTTCAGATATCTATTTTTAAAGTGAATTATAATATATTGAAAATAGATTTTATTGGTCAGGAGGACTATCTctcagttgtttttttaaaaaaatgcttgtgtTCTTCAGTACATACCACAGCAATACCTGAACAAACTACAAGACgaaacaccattttaaaaaaggagggtAGTTTGATAATTCCCAAATTGTAACAGTGCTTGAGTTACTTGCCACAGTCACTTGCAGGTCTTGCTACAGGTGGTCGGTGCTAACGATTCAAGAGTGAGCTCCCTAATGTAAATTGTATCTTCTGTGGTATTTCTCTGGCATGAATAGGTGCCATTTTGCTCTCAAGCCATTTTGGAGTCAATACTGATGAAGCAACTACAGTAACTTGCCCTGTGTCTTCCTATTCACATTTTACTTGTGGGTTGTTGGGAGGACCCAAGAAAAGTCCTTTGCAATCTGCCTTGGCACCACATGTCCACTGAAAATGGGAGTTCAAGCCATTTTGCTTTGCTGTTTTGTAGGAGACATGATGAGCTGCCCTTGTTAGGTGCCCAGGTACTTTTGTTATCATGACACTAAATGCCAAATTTTGTAATATCAGCTCAAGAAATTGATATGCAAATATAAGGATTAAAATAACTCTCACTCTGGGCGACCAAGAGAAAACATTTGCTTTCACCTTTCAAATGTAGCCCAAATATCTCTGACCTTGTGTGCTGATGATGCTTCCTGTATTGCAGACACTTGAAACTTGTATGAACTTGCCACTTTTTGATGCAGCAATAAGTGTGTTGTCTACAATGAAATATATTTTTGCATTTATAAATTAGGGTCAGCATTCACACTTCTTTGGAAGTGCTAAAAAGGTGCACACTTATATATCTCTTCCCCAACCCCCAGGTTGTAATCTGTTTCCCAATAGAAAACTTCCACCCCTTAGGCTTGCTATGCTGTCATTTGTAAGCCTAAAGGTTGTTCACCATCTTTGACGATAATGCAAACTGTTTATTTCTGTTTGGACTGACTTGAAAATAACATGATGTTGTCCTTTTTCTGGGACTTGCATTTATGCAAATCTGGGGAGATTCAGGAATGTGTCCCGTATATGATCACTGTTTAGAACCTGTCAACAGCTGCTGAGACCTACTAGCCACACAGTAGAACCTGTCACCTCTCTTCACTGTTTCTTCCCTTGTTGTGAAACTGCTGGTGAAAGACCAAGCAGTCTCTGTAAAAACCACCTGGGGAACGTCCGTCCTGTTCTTGAGTCACATTAAACAATAAGTCTCTCTTCTTTTGTAGTTGTCGTATTTTGATTTTGCATGCTTTGAGATTCACTGGTGTTCATCTAAATTAACGTATAAAATAACCGTTTCCCCTGGTGTTCTTTTATTGGAATCATCTCCATAAGGTTTCACCTAATTTGTCTGTAGCAAATATGTGGTAGACCTGCTTGAGAACTGAAACGTGCAGTGTTATACACGGATCCAACAGACACAATGGGAAGAAGAATATTTTATCTAAGTTGGCTGTGCATTCTTCCTCACTGCAAATTAATGTTTTGGATTTTTGGTTGCTAATGTAAGATTAATGAGGATTGTATTTTGGTAAGATAGAACTAGAAATGACTTGCAGAACAATCACCtgtagaaataagtcccactgtgttcagtgaagCTTAGTGTTTAGGATTGCCGCCTTAATCTGCATTTTTAGACCTGCGTACCTTCTTTACACAAGCAGGCCCCATTTACACATAACAGCAAACCAGGGTTGGGCCATTGGGTCCAAGCTTTTGTTTTGCCTGTTATGTCCTCTCCAGGGGTGTTGGAAATTTTTGAACTGGAAAATTTCCTAGAGTCCTAAGTCGGCAGAGATCTAATTCAGCATGTATTAACTTATTTTTAGTGAACAAAACTTGAAGAATGCCCTGTTAAGTTTACCTGCTATACTTAACGAGTCATAAGCCTGCAGTCTGGGTCTGTCCCTTcaagttttttttcccctcctgagtTCCCTACCAGTGGAGCCTCATGTAAGCGGCAGGACCTGGCTGATTTAAGGGGTTCCACTCAGCAGGGAAAGAAGAGATGACTGTACTGTGCTGTTGCTCAACTTGATCAAACAATGAAGGAGTCTGAGGAAGATCCTCTGCTCCTTGCTTGGTGTTAAGCCAGCCTACgcaaaccaggtgccctccagagatTTGCACTGTAACTCCCATGAGCGCTTAAAGAACTCGCTGTCCTGAGCCAGTATGTGTTTACATACCACAAAGGTGATGATCTGGTTTGCTTTTAGCTGTTCAGCCACATCTGAGCAGGAGCGGAATGGGTGTTCTGGCTGTGTGTTTGCCACAGGAAAAGGTACCCAGCTGTAACCTTCAGCAGTGAAATGCACAAATacgcatttctttaaaaaaattctgaggATGAGCATGCTGGCATGAAAGCATTCTCCTGCACATGCCCCCTTTTGCCATGGGCCTCAAAAACACTGCAGGACAGCGGTGTGATCTATTGCCAGATGAATAGCTTGGAAGCAAAAGGCAGCAGGTGTTTTATAAAATGATGCTGACAGGCTGTCGTCTTAGTCTTGGATCTTGGGGCAAGTTTATGACAGGTTTGCTCTGTTCAGGTTAGAAGTCTAAGCCTGCTGTCCATGTAGGAGGCAGTGAGCCTGGCAGTTAAGTTGTGGTCTTGTGTGTTGTGGAGGTCCTCTGCAGGAGCAGTTGAGCTGAGCTGAGCCGAGCCCACAAAATTGCGCCAGAGTGGGGAGTCTTCATTCCTTCCAGGTTTGCTATCTCGAACCTCAGGGCAGGCTGGCACTCTTCTTGTTTTCACTTCCTCCTCCCAAACGGGAGAGCTGTCTGGCCTGTACCTCTGGCCACTGCCAGTATGCAGAGGCCCCACACAAAGCCCCCAATTGTGTTTCCCATGAATGCGTGAGCTGTCTCGCCAGGAAGGGCAGCAAAAGCATCACCGTGCCCAGGACAGCCGTCTTTCTGCAGCCCCTGTTCCCTCTCACCGTTTAGAGCATCTAAAATTTCCCCCATCACACGGCTCTCTCGCCAAGGTGAGGTGCCAAGGTGGGCAGTTTACCTGGCCCTAAAATGGGGCATTGTTCTCAGGTTTCCAACTGGATTCCAAGGGATCTGAGCATGCCCAACCTCTATACTGTCAGAAGGCACAGGCAGAGGAGTAAGGATGGCATCCAGAATGGATGAGCAGATGGCAGCACACGCCACCCCTTCTCCGGTAAGTACTCTACCACccttctctcttccccacccacaCCCCCAGGACTACCACTTCTTGGCACCAGCAAATGGCCTGTAACTGATTCTTGACCTCCCCTTTCTCTTGATAAACAAAAGGGATGGGGTGATGCACAAGAGGACTTCCAAATGAATTGTGTCCCATTTTATTGGGATGGCCTCCCATTTGGATTTCTTACCATGGACACCCAAATGTCCTGAGCATCCTGGAACTGGCTATGGGCTGACATCTGGAAATGAGAGAACTCTGATCCAAACCCTTTCATTACCCCAGGACGAGGGTACCCAatatggtgctctccaaatgttggggCTCCCAATTTTCATCCAACCCAGCCGGCAtgggcaatagtcagggatgatgtgagttacAGCCCCACAACATcagaagggcaccacattgactattcCTGCTGCAGGACCATTGATGCAGATGTGGCTGGAAACTGAAGATACTCCGTATGCCAGGATGATCAAGCTTGCTCAAATCTGCTTTCACAAGCTAAGGAACTTCATGTTTTAGGAAGTTTCATAATCAGCATTGAACTCTTTATGTAAGGTttcccccagcctggtgccttccagatgtgttAAGACTACAACACCTAAGCTTTTTAGCTTAGCAAGGCAAAGTTAAGTattaagcattttaatttaaaggcCCACCTAAATAGTTCGTACTGCAATCCCGCAGTTCCTTGAGAGTAAATCCCAAGTAATGCAGTGGAACTTGTTTCTGAGTCAATCAGCTGTATTAATTTCAGTTCACTGTGCTAAAGTTTTCAAAACAAGCCAAACTTTGCCTCCAAAATGGTGTGAAAAAAGTATTGGAAGTTGGCCGATGCATTGCTTGAGATTGGCATGCTTTTGCATAGCAACAATTTGAACACCAAAATAATACAGTCAAACATTTTTATAGTAAGGGAAAGGGGGGGCGTGCACAATCCATGGAATCACTGTGGCTGGTCACCAAACATTTTGAATAAATTGCTCTTAGGAGAGAGCCTTGGCAGCAGAATCCAAAAGCCCTTCCAGGATATTTTGGGGTGTCCTTTCTGTCATTTTGACCTGTGGAATTATCTGCATCACTGTGGTAGCAACTCTCGGCTTTACTCAAGCATCTCCCAAGGTGAGTTCCCTTCCTCTGAAACTGTAGTACTAAGTTTGCTATTCCACACTTCCTGCAGGAATAGCTGAAAGCTGTAGATCAGCAGCAAAGGAATAAGGCTCTAGTTCTCTACACCAACCCTCCCAAACCCAGCACTCtccagagctgtagtccaaaaaacgAGGGTGCCAGCTTTGGCAAGGCTGCTCGGTGCACTTCCCTGGGAGGaggtcccattgaactccatgggaCTGGATTTGATTTTTTAGATTTGTATACGACTTTATATTTAGGCTGTGGCTACCAGAAAACTCCCTTCCTGCATCCTCTTCTGAAGCCCCTTGCAATGATTCATGTAGGAACAATCGTGCATTGCACATGAGGGCATATTTCCTTTCGTCTGGCCCATGCATCACTCCAGCTCTGTGGTctcatgttttaaaaaagggcAAATGAAtcacttctgccttccccctTCTTGCACCAGTCATGACTTTACAAACCTCTGTCATACACCCCATTAGACATCCGTTTCCTAATCTGAAA includes:
- the PGP gene encoding glycerol-3-phosphate phosphatase, which codes for MMAAPGGKRCVRLSPSSEAARSALRGAEAVLFDCDGVLWRGEAAVPGAAESLGRLAAAGKRLCYVTNNSSRTRQAYAEKLQRLGFPPAEPRQVFGSAYCAARYLRRALPPGAAAYVLGGAALSAELEAAGVAHLGAGPAPEPGSALFGARAPLDPAVRAVLVGYDEHFSYGKLCLALRYLLRGDGCLLVGTNRDNRLPLEGGSAVPGTGCLVKAVETAAEREAFIIGKPSRYIFECVASEFSIDPARTIMVGDRLDTDILMGNNCGLTTLLTLTGVSTLEEVKGHLESNCPERRNLVPDYYVDSIADLLPVLQD